Proteins encoded by one window of Streptomyces sp. NBC_01477:
- a CDS encoding methylated-DNA--[protein]-cysteine S-methyltransferase, translated as MTVHTTIDSPIGPLLLVGEESAAPGGRTALSWLTTAGQRNAPAIRPDWSHRPAAFAEITRQLDAYFDGELTAFDIPFADSGTGSDFRQRIWDALESVPYGTTTTYGEIARRLGVSRAEVRALGAAIGANPVLIVRPCHRVIGADGSLKGYAGGLERKRGLLTLEGVLQPMLG; from the coding sequence GTGACCGTGCACACCACGATCGACAGCCCGATCGGCCCGCTTCTGCTGGTCGGGGAGGAGTCCGCGGCTCCCGGCGGGCGCACCGCGCTGTCCTGGCTGACGACGGCCGGACAGAGGAACGCCCCCGCGATCCGGCCGGACTGGTCGCACCGCCCGGCCGCGTTCGCGGAGATCACCCGGCAGCTCGACGCGTATTTCGACGGCGAGCTGACCGCCTTCGACATCCCGTTCGCCGACAGCGGCACCGGCTCGGACTTCCGGCAGCGCATCTGGGACGCGCTGGAGAGCGTCCCGTACGGGACCACCACGACGTACGGCGAGATCGCCCGCCGGCTGGGCGTGTCGCGGGCGGAGGTCCGGGCGCTGGGCGCGGCGATCGGCGCGAACCCGGTGCTGATCGTGCGGCCCTGCCACCGGGTGATCGGCGCCGACGGCTCGCTCAAGGGATACGCCGGCGGCCTGGAGCGAAAGCGCGGGCTGCTGACCCTGGAAGGCGTGCTCCAGCCCATGCTCGGCTGA
- a CDS encoding ABC transporter permease: MTGLRRAVHAEWTKVRTLPGPLWLLAAVAVLTAAVSAAAAAAVHCPAAGCTQDPAKLSLTGVEFGQAGVAVLAVLLISGEYGTGMIRTTVTAMPRRTTVLAAKAAVVAGLVLVAGTVAVGGSVLAGRLILPGNGFTGFSPAHGPVLRAAAGSVVYLVLVGLLSLGVATAVRDSAAAVGVVLGLLYLFPILASVVSDPHVYRRLEQAGPMTAGLAVQSTLPGSEALGPYAGLAVLTAWATAALLLGAATFHHRDT, translated from the coding sequence GTGACCGGGCTGCGGCGGGCGGTGCACGCCGAGTGGACGAAGGTCCGTACGCTTCCCGGCCCGCTGTGGCTGCTGGCCGCGGTCGCCGTGCTCACCGCGGCGGTGAGCGCGGCCGCGGCCGCGGCCGTCCACTGCCCGGCGGCGGGATGCACGCAGGACCCGGCGAAACTCAGCCTCACCGGGGTCGAATTCGGACAGGCCGGTGTGGCCGTCCTGGCGGTGCTGCTGATCAGCGGGGAGTACGGCACCGGCATGATCCGTACGACGGTCACCGCGATGCCGCGCAGGACCACGGTCCTCGCGGCGAAGGCCGCGGTCGTGGCCGGCCTCGTGCTGGTCGCGGGCACGGTCGCGGTGGGCGGCTCGGTGCTGGCCGGGCGGCTCATCCTGCCGGGCAACGGCTTCACCGGCTTCTCGCCCGCGCACGGGCCGGTACTCAGGGCCGCCGCCGGCTCGGTGGTCTATCTGGTGCTGGTCGGGCTGCTCAGCCTCGGGGTCGCCACCGCGGTACGGGATTCCGCCGCCGCGGTGGGGGTGGTGCTCGGGCTGCTCTACCTCTTCCCGATACTCGCGTCCGTCGTGTCGGACCCGCACGTGTATCGGCGCCTGGAGCAGGCGGGTCCCATGACCGCGGGGCTCGCGGTCCAGTCCACGCTGCCGGGCTCCGAAGCCCTCGGCCCCTACGCGGGCCTCGCCGTCCTCACCGCCTGGGCCACCGCCGCCCTCCTCCTCGGCGCCGCCACCTTCCACCACCGCGATACGTAG
- a CDS encoding UBP-type zinc finger domain-containing protein, translating into MSTPQSSGIDPTVPPSGEGCADCDKAGGWWFHLRRCAACGHIGCCDSSPAQHAGAHAAATGHPVIRTYEPGESWFWNYSTESYVEDGPELAPPLSHPTAQPTPGPADRVPRDWQAHLH; encoded by the coding sequence ATGAGTACCCCACAGAGCTCCGGGATCGACCCGACCGTCCCGCCGAGCGGCGAGGGCTGCGCGGACTGCGACAAGGCCGGCGGCTGGTGGTTCCACCTGCGCCGGTGCGCCGCCTGCGGGCACATCGGCTGCTGCGACAGCTCCCCCGCGCAGCACGCCGGCGCCCACGCCGCCGCCACCGGGCACCCGGTGATCAGGACGTACGAGCCCGGTGAGAGCTGGTTCTGGAACTACAGCACCGAGAGTTACGTCGAGGACGGCCCTGAGCTGGCCCCCCCGCTCAGCCACCCCACCGCCCAGCCCACCCCGGGCCCCGCCGACCGGGTGCCCCGGGACTGGCAGGCCCATCTGCACTGA
- a CDS encoding response regulator transcription factor encodes MTTAPPPPVRIVVADDHHVVRTGFAALLDTQQDFTVVGTACDGAEAVAACGELSPDVVLMDVRMPVMDGIEATRRLAGAGQGTPRILILTTFDLDAYVYDALCAGASGFLLKDVTAERLFEAVRVVAAGEALLAPGVTRRLIAEFARLRPAPEARPAPELAALTPRETQVLRLVAEGLSNGELAVRLTVTEETVKTHVSRILAKLGLRDRTQAVVTAYETGLVTPRTTWLPPA; translated from the coding sequence ATGACCACCGCTCCCCCGCCGCCCGTGCGGATTGTCGTGGCCGACGACCACCATGTGGTGCGGACCGGGTTCGCCGCGCTGCTCGACACCCAGCAGGACTTCACCGTCGTCGGCACCGCCTGCGACGGGGCCGAGGCGGTCGCCGCGTGCGGCGAACTGTCCCCCGACGTCGTGCTGATGGACGTGCGCATGCCCGTCATGGACGGCATCGAGGCGACCCGGCGGCTCGCCGGGGCGGGGCAGGGCACACCCCGGATCCTCATCCTCACCACCTTCGACCTGGACGCCTACGTCTATGACGCGCTGTGCGCCGGGGCCAGCGGTTTCCTGCTCAAGGACGTCACCGCGGAACGCCTCTTCGAGGCGGTCAGGGTCGTCGCCGCGGGTGAGGCCCTGCTCGCGCCGGGCGTCACCCGGCGGCTGATCGCCGAGTTCGCCCGGCTGCGCCCGGCGCCCGAGGCCCGCCCCGCGCCCGAGTTGGCGGCGCTCACCCCGCGCGAGACGCAAGTGCTCCGGCTGGTCGCGGAAGGGCTCTCCAACGGGGAGTTGGCCGTCCGGCTCACCGTCACGGAGGAGACGGTGAAGACGCATGTCAGCCGGATTCTGGCGAAGCTCGGGCTCCGTGACCGGACGCAGGCCGTGGTGACGGCGTACGAGACGGGTCTCGTGACCCCCCGCACGACCTGGCTGCCGCCGGCCTGA
- a CDS encoding ATP-binding cassette domain-containing protein, with the protein MEATIEVSGLRKRFGSTAALDGMTFTVAPGRITGFVGPNGAGKSTTMRVILGLDAADAGTALIGGRRYQALRNPLSQVGALLDAGALQPSRSARGHLLWLAHSQGLSARRVDEVVAHAGLESAARRKAGGFSLGMRQRLGIAAALLGDPPVLIMDEPFNGMDPEGIVWMRGLLRSLAAEGRAVLVSSHLMSELQDTAQHLLVVGRGKVIADTGVADLIAAASGDRVTLRTTARAQAMTVLARAGAVVAATDADTLTVSGIASQQVAALLGQAGVPFSEIGAHRATLEEAYMELTRDAVEFRSGGTR; encoded by the coding sequence ATGGAAGCAACCATCGAAGTCTCCGGCCTGCGCAAGCGGTTCGGGTCCACCGCGGCGCTGGACGGGATGACGTTCACCGTCGCACCCGGGCGGATCACCGGGTTCGTCGGACCGAACGGCGCGGGCAAGTCCACCACGATGCGGGTGATACTCGGCCTCGACGCGGCCGACGCGGGCACCGCACTGATCGGTGGCCGGCGCTACCAGGCGCTGCGCAATCCGCTGAGCCAGGTCGGCGCGCTGCTGGACGCCGGGGCGCTGCAGCCGAGCCGCAGCGCCCGCGGCCACCTGCTGTGGCTGGCCCATTCGCAGGGGCTGTCGGCCCGCCGGGTCGACGAGGTCGTCGCCCACGCGGGCCTGGAATCCGCGGCCCGGCGCAAGGCGGGCGGCTTCTCGCTCGGCATGCGCCAGCGGCTGGGCATCGCCGCCGCGCTGCTCGGCGACCCGCCGGTGCTGATCATGGACGAGCCCTTCAACGGCATGGACCCCGAGGGCATCGTGTGGATGCGCGGCCTGCTGCGCTCACTGGCCGCCGAGGGCCGAGCCGTGCTGGTGTCCAGCCACCTGATGAGCGAACTCCAGGACACCGCGCAGCATTTGCTGGTCGTCGGCCGCGGCAAGGTCATCGCCGACACCGGCGTCGCCGACCTGATAGCGGCGGCGTCCGGCGACCGGGTCACGCTGCGCACCACCGCCCGCGCCCAGGCGATGACGGTGCTCGCCCGGGCCGGCGCCGTCGTCGCCGCCACCGACGCCGACACCCTCACCGTGTCGGGGATCGCCTCGCAGCAGGTCGCAGCCCTGCTCGGCCAGGCCGGCGTGCCGTTCTCCGAGATCGGCGCGCACCGGGCGACACTGGAGGAGGCGTACATGGAACTCACCCGTGACGCGGTCGAGTTCAGGTCCGGAGGCACCCGGTGA
- a CDS encoding ATP-binding protein, with amino-acid sequence MTGSTLPCDPEDLRSLFLFEHLTPEQLGRLCSSGRIETAEPGPVYAEGDPATCFYVLLEGTVVTSRRVGADDIEVNRTSQRGVYAGAFQAYLGDRVPQLYTNSLRVTEPSRFYVLAADEFAQIMRDWFPMAVHLLEGLFFGNRTFQQVVSQRERLLALGSLSAGLTHELNNPAAAALRATSALRDRVAGMRHKLKVLAGGPYRQSDLDTLIGVQERAVERIAKAQELSPMETSDQEDAVADWLDGHGIAGGWDLAPVFVQAGLDEEWLDQVAAAVDGELLESAVRWLNYTVETELLMNEIEDSTSRVSGLVNAARQYSQLDRAPYHVVDIHELLDSTLQMLAGKIGPEVTVVREFDHTLPRVPAYPGELNQVWTNLIDNAVSAMDGSGTLTVRTSRDHGRLVVDFQDTGPGVPAEIRQRIFEPFFTTKPVGQGTGLGLDISWRIVVNKHHGDLDVESEPGNTRFRVRLPLTAATPDAEEATE; translated from the coding sequence GTGACCGGCTCGACGCTGCCGTGCGACCCGGAGGATCTGAGGTCGCTGTTCCTGTTCGAGCACCTGACACCCGAGCAGCTCGGCCGGCTGTGCAGCTCGGGCCGGATCGAAACCGCGGAGCCGGGCCCGGTCTACGCCGAGGGCGACCCCGCGACCTGCTTCTACGTCCTGCTCGAAGGCACCGTGGTGACCTCGCGGCGGGTCGGCGCCGACGACATCGAGGTCAACCGCACCTCGCAGCGGGGCGTGTACGCCGGCGCCTTCCAGGCCTATCTGGGCGACCGCGTGCCGCAGCTGTACACCAACTCGCTGCGGGTCACCGAGCCGTCCCGCTTCTACGTGCTGGCCGCGGACGAGTTCGCGCAGATCATGCGGGACTGGTTCCCGATGGCCGTGCACCTGCTGGAAGGGCTGTTCTTCGGCAACCGGACCTTCCAGCAGGTGGTGAGCCAGCGTGAGCGGCTGCTCGCGCTCGGCTCACTGTCGGCCGGTCTGACGCACGAGCTGAACAACCCGGCCGCCGCCGCGCTGCGGGCGACCTCGGCGCTGCGCGACCGGGTGGCCGGTATGCGCCACAAGCTCAAGGTCCTGGCCGGCGGCCCGTACCGGCAGTCCGACCTGGACACCCTGATCGGGGTGCAGGAGCGGGCCGTCGAGCGGATCGCCAAGGCGCAGGAGTTGAGCCCGATGGAGACCTCCGACCAGGAGGACGCGGTCGCCGACTGGCTGGACGGCCACGGCATCGCGGGCGGCTGGGACCTCGCGCCGGTCTTCGTGCAGGCGGGACTTGACGAGGAGTGGCTGGACCAGGTCGCGGCGGCGGTGGACGGCGAGCTGCTGGAGAGCGCGGTGCGGTGGCTGAACTACACCGTCGAGACCGAGCTGCTGATGAACGAGATCGAGGACTCCACCTCCCGGGTGTCCGGTCTGGTCAACGCCGCCCGGCAGTATTCGCAGCTGGACCGCGCCCCTTACCACGTGGTCGACATCCACGAGCTGCTGGACAGCACCCTGCAGATGCTGGCCGGGAAGATCGGCCCCGAGGTGACGGTGGTCAGGGAGTTCGACCACACGCTGCCGCGCGTCCCCGCCTACCCGGGCGAGCTGAACCAGGTGTGGACGAATCTGATCGACAACGCGGTGTCGGCGATGGACGGGTCGGGCACACTCACCGTGCGCACCTCGCGGGACCACGGCAGGCTTGTGGTGGACTTCCAGGACACCGGTCCCGGGGTCCCGGCCGAGATCCGGCAGCGGATCTTCGAGCCGTTCTTCACCACCAAGCCGGTGGGCCAGGGCACCGGGCTCGGGCTCGACATCTCCTGGCGGATCGTGGTCAACAAGCACCACGGCGACCTGGACGTCGAGTCGGAGCCGGGCAACACCCGTTTCCGGGTCAGGCTGCCGCTCACCGCCGCCACCCCCGACGCCGAGGAGGCCACCGAATGA
- a CDS encoding FAD-dependent oxidoreductase produces MTAPDSTRRAVLLTVDDDPGVSRAVARDLRRRYGERYRVVRAESGDSALDALRQMKLRGDPVAVILADYRMPHMNGIEFLEQAMDVHPGARRILLTAYADTGAAIDAINVVDLDHYLLKPWDPPEEKLYPVVDDLLESWLASDHRPVPEIKVVGHRWSARSSGVREFLARNQVPYRWYLSDQSEGRRLLDAAGHDGMRLPLVIAPGGEILIEPSDQDLAAQVGLATTPAEEFYDLVVIGAGPAGLGAAVYGASEGLNTVLVERTATGGQAGQSARIENYLGFPDGVSGAQLTDRARRQATRFGAELLSACEVTGLEVNGPARTVRFADGTSVSAHSVILTTGVAYRLLDVPGLAELTGRGIYYGSALTEAAGCEDQDVYIVGGANSAGQAAVYLSRGAKSVTLLVRGASLEASMSHYLIQQIAAIPTIEVRTGTVVAATHGEDHLESLTLRDTASGGTEMVDAQRLFVFIGAAPRTDWLDGVVRRDGHGFLLTGPDLAAEGERPPGWEPDRPPYHLETSVPGVFAAGDVRAESAKRVASAVGEGAMAVMLVHRYLEGL; encoded by the coding sequence ATGACAGCACCGGACAGCACACGCCGAGCCGTGCTCCTGACCGTGGACGACGACCCGGGGGTCTCCCGCGCCGTCGCACGCGACCTGCGGCGGCGGTACGGCGAGCGCTACCGCGTGGTGCGGGCCGAGTCCGGCGACTCGGCGCTGGACGCGCTGCGGCAGATGAAGCTGCGCGGCGACCCGGTCGCGGTGATCCTCGCGGACTACCGCATGCCGCACATGAACGGCATCGAATTCCTTGAGCAGGCCATGGACGTCCACCCGGGCGCCCGGCGGATCCTGCTCACCGCCTACGCCGACACCGGCGCCGCGATCGACGCGATCAACGTCGTGGACCTGGACCACTACCTGCTCAAGCCGTGGGACCCGCCGGAGGAGAAGCTCTACCCGGTGGTCGACGACCTGCTGGAGAGCTGGCTGGCCTCCGACCACCGCCCGGTGCCGGAGATCAAGGTCGTCGGCCACCGCTGGTCGGCCCGGTCGTCCGGGGTCAGGGAATTCCTGGCCCGCAACCAGGTGCCGTACCGCTGGTATCTGTCCGACCAGTCCGAGGGCAGGCGGCTGCTGGACGCCGCGGGGCACGACGGGATGCGGCTGCCGCTGGTGATCGCGCCCGGTGGTGAGATCCTGATCGAGCCGTCGGACCAGGACCTGGCCGCGCAGGTGGGCCTGGCGACCACCCCGGCGGAGGAGTTCTACGACCTCGTGGTGATCGGCGCCGGCCCCGCGGGTCTCGGCGCGGCGGTCTACGGCGCCTCCGAGGGCCTGAACACGGTCCTGGTGGAGCGCACCGCGACCGGCGGGCAGGCCGGGCAGAGCGCCAGGATCGAGAACTACCTCGGTTTCCCCGACGGCGTCTCGGGCGCCCAGCTCACCGACCGCGCCCGCCGCCAGGCGACCCGCTTCGGCGCCGAGCTGCTCTCCGCATGCGAGGTCACCGGCCTTGAGGTCAACGGCCCGGCCCGCACCGTGCGCTTCGCGGACGGCACCTCGGTCTCGGCGCACAGCGTCATCCTCACCACCGGGGTGGCCTACCGGCTGCTCGACGTGCCGGGGCTGGCCGAGCTGACCGGCCGCGGGATCTACTACGGCTCGGCGCTGACCGAGGCCGCCGGCTGCGAGGACCAGGACGTCTACATCGTCGGCGGCGCGAATTCCGCCGGGCAGGCCGCGGTCTACCTGTCCCGCGGCGCCAAGTCGGTGACGCTGCTGGTGCGCGGGGCGTCCCTTGAGGCGTCCATGTCGCACTACCTGATCCAGCAGATCGCCGCGATCCCCACCATCGAGGTCCGCACCGGCACGGTGGTCGCCGCCACGCACGGCGAGGACCACCTGGAGAGCCTGACCCTGCGGGACACCGCGAGCGGCGGCACGGAAATGGTCGACGCCCAGCGGTTGTTCGTCTTCATCGGGGCGGCGCCCAGGACGGACTGGCTGGACGGCGTCGTCCGCAGGGACGGGCACGGCTTCCTGCTGACCGGGCCCGACCTGGCCGCCGAGGGCGAGCGCCCGCCCGGCTGGGAGCCGGACCGGCCGCCGTACCACCTGGAGACCAGCGTGCCCGGGGTCTTCGCGGCCGGTGACGTCCGCGCGGAGTCCGCCAAGCGGGTCGCGTCCGCGGTCGGCGAGGGCGCGATGGCCGTCATGCTCGTGCACCGCTATCTGGAGGGGCTGTGA
- a CDS encoding sensor histidine kinase — translation MITGRVRDFAASPHAAAVAAALLAAAAVTEAAVRAAVTGGYGRSLTAGPLAVVVLALATTVPPAFLSARASALAVSAAAALSLTAFRTLTAAGAVTLLLTLHHLTSTAPAATAGRALRGRGEPARAATAGRAPKGRGELRDRPRWRRGRTATASGGPSGARGARPARPGGDRGFPRGTPHGVFAAMAMAVPFTAIAMADPQLAGEARVLSVLVASAAPAAAWAGAARAARAEARVHSAARQVTAQSLLEHTARGERARIARELHDVVAHHISMIAVQAETARLTTPGMPAAGAARLSEIGDTARAGLTEMRRLLGVLRQDAEVDIAERRPQPGLQQLNELLDEARCASGAGVRLIVSGPAAALDPGVELAAFRIVQEALTNVRRHARGAAVDVELHYAADALRLRVRDNGPGPGAAAGDGGHGLPGMRERAAAAGGTLRTGRAAGGGFLIEASLPVGAEVVAG, via the coding sequence ATGATTACCGGGCGGGTGCGGGACTTCGCGGCGTCCCCGCACGCCGCTGCGGTGGCCGCCGCGCTGCTCGCCGCGGCCGCGGTCACCGAGGCGGCCGTACGGGCCGCCGTGACCGGCGGGTACGGCCGGTCGCTGACGGCCGGCCCGCTCGCCGTCGTCGTGCTGGCCCTGGCCACGACCGTCCCGCCGGCCTTCCTGTCCGCCCGCGCGTCCGCGCTGGCCGTCTCAGCGGCGGCCGCCCTGTCCCTCACCGCCTTCCGCACCCTGACGGCGGCAGGCGCGGTGACGCTGCTGCTGACCCTGCACCACCTGACGTCCACGGCCCCCGCCGCCACGGCGGGTCGCGCCCTGCGGGGACGCGGGGAGCCGGCGCGTGCCGCCACGGCCGGCCGTGCCCCGAAGGGGCGCGGGGAACTGCGCGACCGGCCACGATGGCGCCGCGGGCGAACCGCCACCGCGAGTGGCGGCCCCTCAGGGGCGCGAGGGGCGCGCCCGGCACGCCCGGGCGGCGACCGTGGATTCCCCCGCGGCACCCCGCACGGGGTCTTCGCCGCCATGGCGATGGCCGTACCGTTCACAGCCATCGCCATGGCCGACCCGCAACTCGCGGGCGAAGCCCGCGTGCTGTCCGTGCTCGTCGCCTCCGCGGCCCCGGCCGCCGCGTGGGCCGGGGCCGCCCGGGCGGCCAGGGCCGAGGCCCGGGTGCACAGCGCGGCCCGCCAGGTCACCGCGCAGAGCCTGCTCGAACACACCGCCCGCGGTGAACGGGCGCGTATCGCACGGGAGTTGCACGACGTGGTCGCGCACCACATCTCGATGATCGCCGTCCAGGCGGAGACCGCCCGGCTGACCACCCCCGGCATGCCCGCCGCCGGCGCCGCGCGGCTCTCGGAGATCGGCGACACCGCACGCGCGGGCCTGACCGAGATGCGGCGGCTGCTCGGCGTACTGCGGCAGGACGCCGAGGTGGACATCGCCGAGCGGCGCCCCCAGCCGGGGCTCCAGCAGCTCAACGAACTGCTCGACGAGGCCAGGTGCGCGTCCGGCGCCGGTGTGCGGCTGATCGTGTCGGGGCCGGCCGCCGCGCTCGACCCGGGCGTCGAACTGGCCGCCTTCCGTATCGTCCAGGAAGCCCTGACCAACGTACGGCGGCACGCCCGCGGGGCCGCCGTCGACGTCGAACTCCACTACGCCGCCGACGCCTTGCGGCTGCGGGTCAGGGACAACGGCCCCGGCCCCGGCGCCGCGGCGGGGGACGGCGGGCACGGCCTGCCCGGCATGCGCGAGCGTGCGGCGGCGGCGGGCGGCACGCTGCGGACCGGCAGGGCGGCCGGTGGGGGTTTCCTCATCGAGGCGTCGCTGCCCGTCGGTGCGGAGGTGGTGGCCGGATGA
- a CDS encoding GPP34 family phosphoprotein → MTTAQDLLFVAMDLPSTRSLERGDLSLALAGAELIDLLGLGAVTLDGEFVLPTGRSVAADPLLELAAAAVAPVADGETVEDWLWRRGRGLPDTYIAALEADGLLGREQRRRYLVLRTSRMVLRDSDGRRRAAHRWAADEPTLLALAAAIGISGPPPVPEPAPGPVATVVTAVRHAVDELAAERSRRSRRLDEANQTYVRRGF, encoded by the coding sequence ATGACCACCGCACAAGACCTGCTGTTCGTGGCCATGGACCTGCCGTCGACCCGATCGCTGGAGCGTGGCGACCTGTCGCTGGCGCTGGCCGGGGCCGAGCTGATCGATCTGCTCGGCCTCGGCGCGGTCACCCTCGACGGTGAGTTCGTGCTGCCCACCGGCAGGTCGGTCGCCGCCGATCCGCTGCTGGAGCTGGCCGCCGCGGCGGTCGCGCCGGTGGCGGACGGTGAGACCGTCGAGGACTGGCTGTGGCGCAGGGGGCGCGGGCTGCCCGACACGTATATCGCCGCGCTCGAAGCGGACGGGCTGCTCGGGCGCGAGCAGCGGCGGCGCTATCTGGTGCTGCGCACCAGCCGGATGGTGCTGCGGGACTCCGACGGGCGGCGGCGGGCCGCGCACCGGTGGGCCGCCGACGAGCCGACGCTGCTCGCGCTGGCGGCGGCGATCGGCATCTCGGGTCCGCCGCCCGTGCCGGAGCCCGCCCCTGGCCCGGTCGCCACGGTCGTCACGGCGGTGCGGCACGCGGTCGACGAGCTTGCCGCGGAGCGGAGCAGGCGCTCACGTCGCTTGGACGAGGCGAATCAGACGTACGTCCGGCGCGGCTTCTGA
- a CDS encoding ABC transporter permease subunit, whose translation MTTTTTVTPYRSPLPAGHDGFLRLLHAEWTKFRTVRGWVAGMLVAGLVTVAVGLLGAAGSSIACTGPGGGSCRHTPLTGPGGEEVSDTMTLVHRPLTGNGSITARITSLTGVHPPDGRTAPGDPTAGTVPGVQPWAKAGVIVKNGTGQGSAYAAVALTGGHGVRMQYDYTHDLAGTPGPASASSPRWLRLTRAGDTLTGYDSADGTHWKAIGTARLAGLPATVQAGLFTTSPEYTVTSTSLGGSSTSAGPSRATAAFDAVTLRGSTGGGWTDDLVGGGAGGPDTSGLGHRQAGGTFTLTGSGDVAPVVPGRGSPGKSVESSLIGAFAGLVVVTVVATMSVTAEYRRGLIRTTLTANPRRGRVLAAKAVVIGSVSFVTGLAAAALAVPLVGAVEKGKGFPLHRTPFATDVRVVVGTAALFAVTAVLALALGTVLRRSAGAVTAVVVAIVLPYILAVAAVLPAGPSRWLTRITPAAAFAVQQSVHQYAQVAADYTPADGYFPLSPWAGLGVLCGYAAAAVAVAAVLLRGRDA comes from the coding sequence GTGACCACGACCACGACCGTCACCCCGTACCGCTCGCCGCTGCCCGCGGGGCACGACGGCTTCCTGCGGCTACTGCACGCCGAGTGGACCAAATTCAGGACCGTACGCGGCTGGGTGGCCGGCATGCTGGTGGCCGGCCTGGTCACCGTGGCCGTGGGGCTGCTGGGCGCGGCGGGCAGCAGCATCGCCTGCACCGGCCCCGGCGGCGGCAGTTGCCGCCACACCCCGCTGACCGGACCCGGCGGCGAGGAGGTCAGCGACACCATGACGCTGGTGCACCGGCCGCTCACCGGGAACGGCAGCATCACCGCGCGGATCACCTCGCTGACCGGGGTCCACCCGCCGGACGGCCGGACCGCACCGGGCGATCCCACCGCCGGCACGGTGCCCGGCGTACAGCCCTGGGCGAAGGCCGGCGTCATCGTCAAGAACGGCACCGGGCAGGGCTCCGCGTACGCGGCGGTCGCGCTCACCGGCGGCCACGGGGTGCGGATGCAGTACGACTACACCCACGACCTGGCAGGTACGCCCGGCCCCGCCTCCGCGTCCTCGCCGCGCTGGCTGCGGCTGACCCGCGCGGGCGACACCCTCACCGGCTACGACTCGGCCGACGGCACGCACTGGAAGGCCATCGGCACCGCCCGTCTGGCGGGGCTGCCCGCGACCGTACAGGCCGGGCTCTTCACCACCTCGCCCGAATACACCGTCACCAGCACATCACTCGGCGGGTCGAGCACCAGCGCGGGCCCCAGCCGGGCCACCGCCGCCTTCGACGCGGTCACCCTGCGCGGCAGCACCGGCGGCGGCTGGACCGACGACCTCGTCGGCGGCGGCGCGGGCGGCCCCGACACCTCCGGCCTCGGCCACCGGCAGGCGGGCGGCACCTTCACCCTCACCGGCAGCGGCGACGTCGCCCCGGTGGTGCCGGGCCGCGGTTCGCCCGGCAAGAGCGTCGAGAGCAGCCTCATCGGGGCGTTCGCCGGGCTGGTCGTAGTGACCGTGGTGGCCACGATGTCCGTCACCGCGGAATACCGGCGCGGCCTGATCCGCACCACGCTCACCGCGAACCCCCGGCGCGGCCGGGTGCTGGCGGCCAAGGCGGTGGTGATCGGATCGGTCTCCTTCGTGACCGGGCTGGCCGCCGCCGCGCTCGCCGTACCGCTGGTCGGGGCGGTCGAGAAGGGCAAGGGCTTCCCGCTGCACCGCACGCCGTTCGCGACGGACGTACGGGTGGTCGTCGGGACCGCGGCGCTCTTCGCGGTCACCGCGGTCCTCGCGCTCGCCCTCGGCACGGTGCTGCGGCGCAGCGCGGGCGCGGTCACCGCGGTCGTGGTCGCGATCGTGCTGCCGTACATCCTCGCGGTGGCCGCCGTGCTCCCGGCCGGACCGTCCCGCTGGCTCACCCGGATCACCCCGGCCGCGGCCTTCGCCGTACAGCAGAGCGTGCACCAGTACGCGCAGGTCGCCGCCGACTACACGCCCGCGGACGGCTACTTCCCGCTGTCGCCGTGGGCCGGGCTCGGGGTGCTCTGCGGTTACGCCGCCGCCGCGGTCGCGGTCGCCGCGGTGCTGCTGCGCGGGAGGGACGCGTGA